A window from Cryobacterium sp. SO1 encodes these proteins:
- the smc gene encoding chromosome segregation protein SMC, with product MYLKSLTLKGFKSFAQSTTFAFEPGVTCVVGPNGSGKSNVVDALAWVMGEQGVKTLRGGKMEDVIFAGTSTRGPLGRAEVILSIDNSDGALPIEYAEVTISRTLFRNGGSDYAINGRTCRLLDVQELLSDSGLGREMHVIVGQGQLDAVLRASPEERRGFIEEAAGILKHRRRKEKTVRKLEAMQTNLTRLSDLAGEIRRQLKPLGQQAQVAREAQHIAAAVRDARARLLADDVVSLRTALDAHGQTESERHSERIVIQDQLENNQVRVRRLEDAQVGDAVDVARRTAFGLESAQERLRSLYTLANQRLALLGTQAEPVERNPTVTPQRVQDAAAEVERLRASILAAENAWSRARSRTATVRRDLDAVDHEIAAQSALVSRHDLQVSHLAGQADTAASRLAAVRGEVLRQEGALDSARARLTDARGRLAELDDADDAEDTGIDLNEAVQGAESEVAHAETEIERLRELLHGNERERDALAARTGALSLALGQKDGSSALIDADLPGIGGLVAELMRVQPGFERAIAAALGSLANAVAADDREAAVAAVAHADLESLGRVDLLLTQAGDAAPVTPLDLTGLAGSRAAHSVVDAPAGVLGLLADTVIVDDLAAAGAAADALAAAGAAGRVKLITRAGDVLTVHSLQGGAGAAPSKLELVTERDAAENRLAEVTSQIEQVSGDLGGQRSRLATAREQARAAKTTLREHSSRQTARADSRSRLTVQVDAAAAEFDRLSAAADLASAGVADAERAAAASASALDTLRSAPRPILDVSARDGLYAELEAARETEIEARLQVDTAKERVRSGEARAASLARQLKSDRAEADAAARRAVIRRRQVDAASVVADALPAVLGSIERAVAGARQRLATAEADRASQNQELTQLRRAENDLRTRLQAITENVHGLELAIYEKKLQLSALLERAAGELGLVEEVLVTEYGPDQPVPVGDGSDSTGSDHTGSDDGSGRSVPFDRDAQQARLAAAERKYARLGRINPLALEEFAALEQRHSFLTEQLTDLTNTRADLLTIIDDIDDKMGTIFARAFDDTQAAFAEVFPVLFPGGSGSIQLTDPSDMLTTGIEVSVKPAGKKIERLSLLSGGERSLAAVALLIAIFKARPSPFYIMDEVEAALDDANLGRLLTIFEDLRTTSQLIVITHQKRTMEIADALYGVSMRQDGVSAVVGQRIVRGDGAAARSAADVDERAS from the coding sequence TTGTACCTGAAGAGCCTCACCCTCAAGGGTTTCAAGTCCTTCGCGCAGTCGACGACCTTCGCCTTCGAACCCGGCGTCACCTGTGTCGTGGGTCCGAATGGCTCCGGCAAGTCCAACGTGGTCGATGCCCTGGCTTGGGTGATGGGCGAGCAGGGTGTGAAAACCCTCCGCGGCGGCAAGATGGAAGACGTCATCTTCGCCGGCACCTCCACCAGGGGACCGCTCGGCCGGGCCGAGGTGATCCTGTCGATCGACAACAGCGACGGGGCGCTGCCGATCGAGTACGCCGAAGTGACCATCTCGCGCACCCTGTTCCGCAACGGCGGCAGCGACTACGCCATCAACGGTCGTACCTGCCGGTTGCTCGACGTGCAGGAGCTGCTCAGCGATTCCGGGCTCGGCCGGGAAATGCACGTGATCGTCGGCCAGGGGCAACTGGATGCCGTGCTCCGCGCCAGCCCGGAGGAACGCCGTGGCTTCATCGAGGAGGCCGCCGGAATTCTCAAACACCGCCGCCGCAAGGAAAAGACCGTGCGCAAGCTCGAGGCGATGCAGACCAACCTCACCAGGCTCAGCGACCTGGCCGGTGAGATCCGCCGACAGCTCAAGCCGCTCGGTCAGCAGGCGCAGGTGGCCAGGGAGGCCCAGCACATCGCCGCTGCCGTGCGCGATGCCCGTGCCCGGCTGCTCGCCGACGATGTGGTCTCCCTGCGCACCGCCCTCGACGCCCACGGACAAACCGAGAGCGAACGTCACTCGGAGCGCATCGTCATCCAGGACCAGCTCGAAAACAACCAGGTGCGCGTCCGCCGGCTCGAAGACGCCCAGGTCGGCGACGCCGTCGACGTCGCCCGCCGCACCGCCTTCGGACTCGAATCCGCCCAGGAACGCCTCCGCAGCCTCTACACCCTGGCCAACCAGCGCCTCGCCCTCCTCGGTACGCAGGCCGAACCGGTCGAGCGAAACCCCACGGTCACGCCGCAGCGGGTGCAGGACGCTGCCGCTGAGGTCGAACGGCTCCGGGCGAGCATCCTCGCCGCCGAGAACGCATGGTCCCGGGCGCGGAGCAGAACGGCCACCGTGCGCCGCGACCTCGACGCCGTGGACCACGAGATCGCCGCGCAATCCGCGCTGGTCTCCAGGCATGACCTGCAGGTCTCCCACCTCGCCGGGCAGGCGGACACCGCGGCGTCCCGCCTGGCCGCGGTGCGCGGGGAAGTGCTGCGCCAGGAGGGTGCCCTCGATTCCGCCCGTGCCAGGTTGACCGACGCCCGCGGCCGGCTCGCCGAACTCGACGATGCCGATGATGCCGAGGACACCGGCATCGACCTGAACGAGGCCGTACAGGGTGCCGAAAGCGAGGTCGCCCACGCGGAAACCGAAATCGAGCGGCTCCGCGAGCTCCTGCACGGCAACGAACGTGAGCGCGACGCCCTGGCCGCGCGAACCGGCGCCCTGTCCCTCGCCCTCGGCCAGAAGGACGGGTCGTCCGCCCTGATCGACGCCGACCTGCCCGGTATCGGCGGGTTGGTCGCCGAACTGATGAGAGTGCAGCCCGGCTTCGAGCGCGCGATCGCCGCCGCGCTGGGCTCCCTGGCCAACGCCGTCGCCGCCGACGACCGGGAGGCCGCCGTCGCCGCCGTGGCGCACGCCGACCTCGAGAGCCTCGGCCGGGTCGACCTGCTCCTCACCCAGGCGGGTGATGCGGCGCCCGTAACGCCGCTCGATCTGACCGGACTGGCCGGCAGCCGGGCCGCGCACAGCGTCGTCGATGCGCCGGCCGGGGTGCTCGGCCTGCTCGCCGACACCGTGATCGTGGATGACCTCGCCGCCGCTGGTGCCGCCGCTGACGCCCTCGCGGCGGCCGGGGCCGCCGGCAGGGTCAAGCTCATCACCCGGGCGGGAGACGTGCTGACCGTGCACTCCCTGCAGGGCGGCGCCGGAGCCGCGCCGAGCAAACTCGAGCTCGTCACCGAACGCGACGCCGCCGAGAACCGGCTGGCCGAGGTGACCTCCCAGATCGAACAGGTCTCCGGCGACCTCGGTGGGCAACGCTCCCGGCTGGCCACCGCGAGGGAGCAGGCGCGGGCTGCCAAGACCACCCTGCGGGAGCACAGCAGCCGGCAGACCGCCCGCGCAGACTCGCGCAGCCGCCTCACCGTGCAGGTGGATGCTGCGGCGGCCGAATTCGACCGGTTGTCCGCCGCCGCCGACCTGGCGTCTGCGGGCGTCGCCGACGCCGAGCGGGCGGCGGCCGCGAGCGCGTCCGCGCTGGACACCCTGCGGTCCGCGCCCCGGCCCATCCTCGACGTCAGTGCCCGCGACGGGTTGTATGCCGAGCTGGAAGCGGCCAGGGAAACCGAGATCGAGGCGCGCCTGCAGGTCGACACGGCCAAGGAACGGGTGCGGAGCGGTGAGGCCAGGGCGGCGTCTCTGGCCCGGCAGCTCAAATCGGACCGGGCCGAGGCCGATGCCGCCGCCCGCCGGGCCGTGATCCGCCGGCGCCAGGTGGACGCCGCCTCCGTCGTGGCCGATGCACTGCCCGCCGTGCTGGGCTCGATCGAGCGCGCCGTCGCCGGAGCCCGGCAGAGGCTGGCCACCGCGGAAGCCGATCGGGCCAGCCAGAACCAGGAACTCACCCAGCTTCGCCGGGCCGAAAACGATCTGCGCACTCGCCTGCAAGCCATCACCGAGAACGTGCACGGGCTGGAGCTGGCGATCTACGAGAAGAAGCTGCAGCTGTCAGCCCTCCTGGAGCGCGCCGCCGGCGAGTTGGGTTTGGTCGAAGAGGTTCTCGTGACAGAGTACGGGCCCGATCAGCCGGTGCCGGTCGGAGACGGCTCCGACAGCACCGGCTCAGACCACACCGGCTCTGACGACGGCTCCGGCCGGTCGGTTCCGTTCGACCGCGACGCGCAGCAGGCCCGCCTGGCCGCAGCCGAACGTAAATATGCGCGGCTTGGCCGCATCAACCCGCTGGCCCTCGAGGAGTTCGCGGCGCTCGAACAGCGGCACTCCTTCCTCACCGAGCAGCTCACGGACCTCACCAATACCCGCGCCGACCTGCTGACCATCATCGATGATATCGACGACAAGATGGGGACCATTTTCGCCAGAGCCTTCGACGACACCCAGGCAGCGTTCGCGGAGGTCTTCCCGGTGCTGTTCCCCGGCGGTAGCGGCAGCATCCAGCTCACCGACCCGTCGGACATGCTGACCACCGGCATCGAGGTCTCGGTGAAACCGGCCGGCAAGAAGATCGAACGGCTCTCCCTGCTCTCTGGAGGGGAACGCTCGCTGGCGGCGGTGGCCCTCCTCATCGCGATCTTCAAGGCCAGGCCCAGCCCGTTCTACATCATGGACGAGGTGGAGGCGGCGCTCGACGACGCCAACCTGGGCCGGCTTCTGACCATCTTCGAGGACCTCCGCACCACCAGCCAGCTGATCGTCATCACCCATCAGAAGCGCACCATGGAGATCGCCGACGCCCTCTATGGGGTGTCCATGAGGCAGGACGGCGTGTCCGCGGTCGTGGGCCAACGCATCGTACGGGGCGACGGCGCCGCGGCCCGGAGTGCCGCCGACGTCGACGAGAGGGCGTCCTGA
- a CDS encoding Fpg/Nei family DNA glycosylase, whose translation MPELPEVEVVRAGLETAVSGAVVTGVEVFDDRSLRRHDGSLGGFDTLLTGARIEAAVRRGKFLWFPLARAGDTAGGAERLALVAHLGMSGQVLLRTPGENPEKLLRIRLTLQHPEHGELALHFVDQRLFGSMAVDRMRATADGLPAGYSGPGMAPGRSGAADSDSDPGAPTDSGPAWAGLIPGQVAHIGRDPLDPGFSAPAFYRALAHTRSGIKRVLLDQKVVSGIGNIYADEALFAARVHFDQPAASLSAASTRRLLGAIREILLKALAEGGTSFDAQYVNVNGQSGYFSHSLNAYGRQGTPCPRCATDLVRVKFMNRSSHYCPRCQRLRRPSARPPRTPSV comes from the coding sequence GTGCCCGAACTCCCCGAGGTCGAGGTCGTTCGGGCCGGTCTGGAAACCGCCGTCTCCGGCGCGGTCGTCACGGGCGTCGAGGTGTTCGACGACCGGTCCCTGCGCCGCCACGACGGATCGCTGGGCGGCTTCGACACCCTCCTGACCGGCGCCAGGATCGAGGCCGCCGTCCGACGGGGCAAGTTCCTCTGGTTCCCACTGGCCCGGGCGGGAGACACCGCCGGCGGCGCCGAGCGCCTGGCCCTCGTGGCCCACCTCGGCATGAGCGGACAGGTACTGCTGCGCACACCGGGGGAGAACCCGGAGAAGCTGCTGCGCATCCGGTTGACCCTGCAGCACCCCGAGCACGGCGAACTGGCCCTGCACTTCGTGGACCAGCGCCTCTTCGGCAGCATGGCAGTGGACAGGATGCGCGCCACCGCCGACGGCCTCCCGGCCGGCTACTCCGGGCCCGGCATGGCACCTGGCCGCAGCGGGGCCGCCGATTCCGATTCCGATCCCGGCGCGCCGACCGATTCCGGCCCGGCCTGGGCGGGCCTCATTCCCGGCCAGGTGGCGCACATCGGCCGCGACCCGCTCGACCCTGGCTTCTCCGCCCCGGCCTTCTACCGAGCGTTGGCACACACCAGGTCCGGCATCAAACGGGTGCTGCTCGACCAGAAGGTGGTCAGCGGAATAGGCAACATCTATGCCGACGAAGCCCTCTTCGCCGCCCGGGTGCACTTCGACCAGCCCGCCGCGTCGCTGTCCGCGGCGAGCACCCGCCGCCTGCTCGGCGCCATCCGCGAGATTCTGCTGAAGGCGTTGGCCGAGGGCGGCACCAGCTTCGACGCCCAATACGTGAACGTCAACGGTCAGTCAGGGTACTTTTCGCACAGCCTCAACGCCTACGGCCGGCAGGGCACGCCGTGCCCCCGATGCGCAACCGACCTGGTGCGGGTCAAGTTCATGAACCGGTCCTCGCACTACTGCCCGCGGTGCCAGCGGCTGCGCCGACCTTCCGCCAGGCCCCCTCGTACCCCATCGGTGTGA
- the rnc gene encoding ribonuclease III produces MAALQVILGLQVEAGLLELALTHRSYAYEHGGLPTNERLEFLGDSILGQAVTVMLYRDYPLLPEGDLAKRRASLVSTAALSEIARGIGLGEFVRLGRGETLTGGRDKSSILADTVEALIGAVYLDTGVESATRFVMRLLQPMLADPGHFGISMDPKTSLQETAARLGAGVPVYSVAESGPDHSKVFVATVTVGTAVTATGEGTSKKHAEMAAALEAWTRLRTPRR; encoded by the coding sequence ATGGCGGCCCTGCAGGTGATCCTTGGCCTGCAGGTCGAAGCCGGTCTTCTCGAACTGGCGTTGACACACCGGTCCTACGCATACGAACACGGTGGCCTGCCCACGAACGAGCGCCTGGAATTCCTCGGCGACTCGATTCTGGGCCAAGCCGTCACGGTGATGCTGTACCGCGACTACCCGCTGTTGCCGGAGGGTGACCTCGCCAAGCGCCGGGCCAGTCTGGTGTCAACGGCCGCGCTGTCGGAGATCGCCCGCGGCATCGGCCTGGGCGAATTCGTGCGCCTCGGACGTGGGGAGACCCTCACCGGTGGTCGTGACAAGTCGTCGATCCTGGCCGACACCGTCGAGGCCCTCATCGGTGCCGTCTACCTCGACACCGGTGTGGAATCCGCGACCCGATTCGTGATGCGGCTGCTGCAGCCCATGCTGGCCGATCCCGGTCACTTCGGAATCTCCATGGACCCCAAGACCAGCCTGCAGGAGACCGCTGCCCGGCTCGGTGCCGGCGTCCCGGTCTACTCCGTCGCCGAAAGCGGGCCGGACCACTCCAAGGTTTTTGTCGCCACGGTGACCGTGGGAACCGCCGTCACGGCCACGGGCGAGGGCACCAGCAAGAAGCACGCCGAGATGGCCGCCGCCCTCGAGGCGTGGACGCGCCTGCGCACACCCCGGCGCTGA
- the rpmF gene encoding 50S ribosomal protein L32 translates to MAVPKRKQSRSNTRSRRSCWKAEAPTLVKTMENGKVVYSLPHRAKVVSDAAGTALFMEYKGRKVADV, encoded by the coding sequence ATGGCAGTCCCGAAGCGCAAGCAATCACGCTCCAACACCCGCTCACGCCGCTCCTGCTGGAAGGCCGAAGCCCCCACCCTGGTGAAGACCATGGAAAACGGCAAGGTTGTCTACAGCCTCCCGCACCGCGCGAAGGTTGTCTCCGACGCTGCAGGCACCGCACTCTTCATGGAGTACAAGGGCCGCAAGGTCGCTGACGTCTAA
- a CDS encoding DUF177 domain-containing protein has protein sequence MNKFKKTPYKVDVRDVINRPGTMFERNIDIVVPNDLGEALVAVKAGSTLEADLRLECIHEGILVTADVTGKAAGECGRCLIDIELPVRVHFVELFAYDLDEAYECAVQDDHVDLEPLIRDAVVLSLPFQPVCRRDCPGLDPETGERRATSPELEPSDVQDPRWSALLEFQASESISTDDDIQAVPDREEK, from the coding sequence GTGAATAAGTTCAAGAAGACCCCGTACAAGGTTGACGTCCGCGACGTCATCAACCGCCCGGGAACGATGTTTGAGCGCAACATCGACATCGTCGTGCCCAACGACCTCGGTGAAGCGCTCGTTGCCGTGAAAGCCGGCTCCACCCTCGAAGCAGATCTGCGCCTTGAGTGCATCCACGAGGGCATCCTGGTGACCGCGGATGTGACCGGAAAAGCCGCCGGAGAGTGCGGAAGATGCCTGATTGACATCGAATTGCCTGTCCGAGTTCATTTTGTGGAGCTTTTCGCGTACGATCTAGACGAAGCTTATGAGTGTGCGGTTCAAGATGACCACGTGGATCTTGAACCACTAATCAGGGATGCAGTGGTGTTGTCACTGCCGTTCCAGCCGGTTTGCCGGCGGGATTGCCCAGGTCTCGACCCAGAGACCGGGGAACGGCGTGCCACTTCCCCTGAACTTGAACCGAGTGACGTGCAGGATCCCCGCTGGTCCGCACTATTGGAATTCCAAGCTTCCGAAAGCATCAGCACGGATGACGACATCCAGGCTGTACCGGATAGAGAAGAGAAGTAG
- a CDS encoding DUF3488 and transglutaminase-like domain-containing protein has translation MTGTEVAGADRAVADQPRAARARAGQTGGGPSGRGPNRESHRPPVVRWPLTLAVLGLLMTGCTALGTVLAGSAWWLVLLIVASVVLAGAAGLRRAGVPAVIVPLLSAGVLVMVLTLFFGGGTGLLWLVPTGDTLTRFTELATAGVSSIQVQGTPAEVLDGILFLLAGGVGLLAIVMDLLAIGLRRPALAGIPALVPLAVPGFVVSTGADWIALAATATAYLLLLRIDVHLRGLQVNRQAGGRGTGITGAAGAVRGAIAIGAIGIIGSLVFSFSAPVISGGAFGSRPNSALFNRGISPMIDLGQDLRRPQPGPALHYRTSANEQPYLAVLTLDDIKGTSWLPRASEIDEDLTVESIPAPPGLSEQVDRTEASTMIVIDGVDTQMLPVPVPATRVDGLTGSWYWNDRNRSITSTDSSTIGQRYTVTSLELQPTREQLRDAGGRYPVSIEPSLFLPMGTPGIIGETARTVSQGTDSTYDAAVAIQDYLRGNDFTYDTEAPVEDGYDGGGADVIATFLDVKRGYCVHFASAMALMSRSLGIPARVSLGYLPGTRTTTAVNDQNRYNVDSDDLHAWPELYFVGIGWVPFEPTPGRGSVPDYAQPESTTASGAPSAGDAQSVVPRQNDNPGLESGPLDSLVAPEDELPGTLARIGLVAGCVLILLLTPGAIRLVRRRRRRRLLAANRAGPVLAWRELADTAVDQGVTVYDTLTPRELADSIRDKVVVSAAPEVREALDRLLVATEQAHYARRQGPAANQGATLLGDLDLLLAALRQSSGPAQRARALIIPASLTSTALRRMGLAAGTAE, from the coding sequence GTGACCGGGACCGAGGTGGCCGGCGCCGACCGCGCCGTGGCTGACCAACCCAGGGCCGCCCGGGCTCGGGCCGGTCAGACCGGGGGCGGGCCCTCCGGTCGTGGGCCGAACAGGGAGTCCCACCGACCGCCGGTGGTGCGCTGGCCGCTGACCCTGGCGGTGCTTGGCCTGTTGATGACCGGATGCACCGCCCTGGGCACTGTGCTCGCCGGGTCGGCCTGGTGGTTGGTGCTGCTGATCGTGGCGAGCGTCGTCCTGGCCGGCGCCGCCGGGCTGCGTCGGGCCGGGGTCCCCGCGGTGATCGTGCCGTTGCTGTCCGCCGGCGTGCTCGTGATGGTGCTCACGCTGTTTTTCGGCGGCGGCACCGGACTGCTCTGGCTGGTCCCCACCGGTGACACCCTCACCCGCTTCACCGAGCTGGCCACGGCCGGTGTCAGCTCCATCCAGGTGCAGGGCACCCCCGCGGAGGTGCTGGACGGCATCCTGTTCCTCCTGGCCGGCGGGGTGGGCCTGCTGGCGATCGTGATGGACCTCCTGGCCATCGGGCTACGCCGACCGGCGCTGGCCGGAATCCCGGCCCTGGTGCCCCTCGCGGTGCCCGGTTTCGTGGTGTCCACCGGAGCGGACTGGATCGCCCTGGCCGCGACAGCGACCGCCTATCTGCTCCTGCTCCGTATCGACGTGCACCTGCGCGGCCTGCAGGTCAACCGCCAGGCCGGCGGACGCGGAACTGGAATCACCGGCGCGGCGGGGGCCGTTCGAGGCGCCATCGCCATCGGTGCCATCGGCATCATCGGCTCACTCGTGTTCAGTTTCTCCGCGCCCGTGATCTCCGGCGGCGCGTTCGGCTCGCGGCCCAACAGCGCCCTGTTCAACCGGGGGATCAGCCCGATGATCGATCTCGGCCAGGACCTGCGCCGGCCCCAGCCCGGTCCGGCCCTGCACTACCGCACGTCAGCCAATGAGCAGCCCTACCTCGCCGTGCTCACCCTCGATGACATCAAGGGGACCAGCTGGCTGCCCAGAGCCAGTGAGATCGACGAGGACCTGACCGTCGAGTCGATCCCAGCCCCACCGGGCCTGTCTGAGCAGGTGGACCGCACCGAGGCCAGCACGATGATCGTGATCGACGGTGTGGACACCCAGATGCTGCCCGTTCCAGTGCCGGCCACGAGAGTGGACGGGCTCACCGGGAGCTGGTATTGGAACGACCGGAACCGGTCGATAACGAGCACCGACAGCTCCACGATCGGCCAACGCTACACGGTGACCTCCCTCGAACTTCAACCCACCAGGGAACAACTGCGCGACGCCGGTGGCCGATACCCGGTGTCGATCGAGCCGAGCTTGTTCCTGCCGATGGGCACGCCGGGGATCATCGGCGAGACGGCCCGCACGGTCAGCCAGGGCACGGATTCGACCTATGACGCCGCGGTGGCCATTCAGGATTACCTGCGCGGAAACGACTTCACCTACGACACCGAGGCACCGGTGGAGGACGGGTACGACGGCGGGGGAGCGGATGTCATCGCCACCTTCCTCGACGTGAAACGCGGCTACTGCGTGCACTTCGCCTCGGCGATGGCGTTGATGTCACGGAGCCTGGGCATACCGGCCAGGGTGTCACTGGGCTACCTCCCCGGCACCCGCACCACCACGGCCGTCAACGACCAGAACCGCTACAACGTCGATTCCGACGATCTGCACGCCTGGCCGGAGCTCTACTTCGTCGGGATCGGCTGGGTGCCCTTCGAACCGACTCCCGGCCGGGGGTCCGTTCCGGACTATGCCCAACCCGAGAGCACCACGGCTTCCGGCGCGCCATCCGCCGGCGATGCCCAGTCGGTCGTACCCCGGCAAAACGACAATCCGGGGCTGGAGAGCGGACCGCTGGACAGCCTGGTCGCGCCGGAGGATGAGCTGCCAGGCACCCTGGCCCGGATCGGGCTTGTTGCCGGGTGCGTCCTCATCCTCCTGCTCACCCCCGGCGCGATCCGGCTGGTCCGGCGCCGCCGACGCCGGCGCCTGTTGGCGGCGAACCGGGCCGGGCCCGTGCTGGCCTGGCGCGAGCTGGCCGACACCGCGGTGGACCAGGGGGTGACGGTCTACGACACGCTCACCCCCCGGGAACTGGCCGACAGCATCCGGGACAAGGTCGTCGTCAGCGCTGCGCCGGAGGTGCGCGAGGCGCTCGACCGACTGCTGGTGGCCACCGAGCAGGCGCACTACGCCCGCCGGCAGGGTCCGGCGGCCAACCAAGGCGCTACTCTGCTGGGCGACCTCGACCTACTCCTGGCCGCCCTGCGGCAGAGTTCCGGGCCGGCCCAACGGGCCAGGGCCCTGATCATTCCGGCGTCGCTGACGTCGACGGCGCTGCGCCGGATGGGCCTGGCCGCCGGTACCGCGGAGTGA
- a CDS encoding DUF58 domain-containing protein, translated as MTQSMTRSDLTATTRRARRMVRPTLRGAVFLGVGAVLFVLAWTYDERDLLFMAGLLLLVPLAALGYVLVHPLRMAVSRSFRPGTVSAGLSATVTIQIQNLAPAPLLGLRWRDTAGRGVDVPPSQPLRGLAPARVRRPGAADTARVSYQLRPPRRGVYPVGPIMVGRTDPFGLACSEWPVGSQHDLTVTPTVTPLPGNGVSITRGEGSRHERLSHLNNDSDELIAREYRPGDPMRRVNWPATARHGEIMVRQEEQRSHPEARIILDTTRGGRGTGLAHDAEFELAIELAASIAVHLLDGGFRVDVVELGPCQLLPARTRAGDTRALHDPDDGRRGGLRGDDPVSFTGPEGALALIDALASVVQRDRVEHGTHDQPGSRHTVALGRQIPAFAVLVDIGAADTNDLVTLRGLCQPAVAFVFDTVDSSAVERLSDAGWQCVPLTARTPVDAAWAQAGQDRAEAR; from the coding sequence ATGACGCAGAGTATGACCAGGAGCGACCTGACCGCAACGACCCGCCGGGCCCGCCGGATGGTCCGACCCACGCTGCGCGGGGCCGTCTTCCTGGGTGTGGGGGCGGTGCTCTTCGTGCTCGCCTGGACCTACGACGAACGGGACCTCTTGTTCATGGCGGGCCTGCTGCTGCTGGTGCCCCTGGCGGCACTCGGGTACGTCCTGGTGCATCCGCTTCGTATGGCCGTCAGCCGCAGCTTCAGGCCAGGCACCGTGTCGGCGGGGCTCAGCGCCACCGTGACGATCCAGATCCAGAATCTGGCCCCGGCGCCCCTCCTCGGGCTGCGCTGGCGCGACACCGCGGGCCGGGGAGTCGACGTGCCGCCGAGTCAGCCATTGCGGGGCCTCGCTCCGGCCCGGGTCCGGCGCCCGGGGGCGGCAGACACCGCACGGGTCAGCTACCAGCTGCGACCGCCCCGGCGAGGCGTGTACCCGGTCGGCCCGATCATGGTCGGCCGAACCGACCCCTTCGGTCTCGCCTGCAGCGAGTGGCCGGTCGGCTCCCAGCACGACCTGACCGTGACGCCGACTGTCACACCGCTGCCGGGCAACGGTGTCTCAATCACCAGGGGCGAGGGTTCCCGGCACGAGCGCCTCAGCCATCTCAACAACGACTCCGACGAGCTGATCGCCAGAGAATACCGGCCGGGGGACCCGATGCGCAGGGTCAACTGGCCGGCCACCGCCCGGCACGGCGAGATCATGGTGCGGCAGGAGGAGCAGCGCAGCCACCCCGAGGCCCGCATCATTCTGGACACCACCCGCGGTGGGCGCGGAACCGGCCTCGCACACGACGCCGAATTCGAACTGGCCATCGAACTGGCGGCATCCATCGCGGTCCATCTGCTCGATGGTGGTTTCCGGGTCGATGTCGTGGAGCTCGGACCCTGCCAGCTCCTGCCCGCCAGGACCCGAGCAGGAGATACCCGGGCCCTGCACGACCCCGACGACGGGCGTCGGGGTGGACTGCGCGGCGACGACCCGGTCTCCTTCACCGGTCCGGAGGGAGCGCTCGCGCTCATCGACGCGCTGGCGAGCGTGGTCCAGCGCGATCGTGTTGAGCACGGCACACACGACCAGCCCGGCTCCCGGCACACCGTCGCGCTCGGCCGGCAGATCCCGGCGTTCGCCGTGCTTGTTGACATCGGCGCCGCCGACACGAACGATCTGGTCACTCTCCGCGGGCTCTGCCAGCCCGCTGTCGCGTTCGTGTTCGACACTGTCGACAGCTCCGCCGTCGAGCGCCTGAGCGACGCGGGCTGGCAATGCGTGCCGCTGACCGCCAGGACGCCGGTAGACGCCGCGTGGGCGCAGGCCGGCCAGGACCGGGCGGAGGCGCGGTGA